ttctgtaGAAATTAAAACCTTTCACGAAGGTTAAAAATagtttgaattaattaatggtgAGTTAACACCCAGCCAGCCAGCCACCCAGCCAGTAGAGatgttttttcataatttttcgctatttttttttttaaaaaaatccccTTTTTAAGTAAATGCGTGTCATCTTGCAAATTAATTAacgataaaaaaaatgttacacaaaaatatttgaaatgttaagaaaattttgaaaaaatcttttacctctctctctctctctctctctctctctctctcaactggTGGGTTCTTATAAGCAAGCATGACTTTGTATAAGGAAACCATTTTTTCTGTTATTCGATCTGTTATCTTAATTTCACACACGCGCCTCCAGTTTGGCGAGAAGCATCCCAGAGATGCAGCACAGCAGGCACGGAAATGAACGTGAATTCGACATCACTATCACGCGCCTAATGGATCAAAAGCAATTGTTTCCGATATCATGATGCATGATTACCAATCGCATGAACGGGGGGGGGGAATATCGCCATAGAACTTTCTAGCGTGCATGtataaattctctctctctagctgtggagagagagtgtgtgtgtgtatctgtAGTACTGGTTCTGATACTGCGCTTCGTCCGTTTTGCAGCAAATGATGTACTTGAAAAAGCAGGAAGGAGGAGGCACCGACGACGACGGCGCACCACCACCTTCACCTTTGGCCAGACACGAACTGAGCGAATCCGATTGTCCTAACGCAGGTATGATCATCTCTCTTTTTATATGTCCAGTCTATATATTGCTATATAAcctcttatcatatatatatatatatatataatttgaaggTTTGGCTGTTCGCAGATACCCTTGATATGGTTGAAGTTGGTTCGGCATACCAGATTGATCAAACCAAGCTGCCATCGAGAACACCAGCTCAACTAATGTCCATCCGTACTGTTATGGTAAGAAATTGATCATCGAGAAACTTTGTTCTATATTCATACAGATAAGAGTTTTGTACatgtttgttggattttggttttggtttttgtttgaTCATCTTGTTTTCATCTATGCGGGGGTGTAATTTCAGGTCAGGGAGAAGTCCGAGTTGAATGTATCGGTCAGATTTCCGAGCATTAACTCGCTTCAAACATACTTCAGCGGCAGAACCGGAGAGTTGCCGGATCTAGATGAGATGTTTGTCATGGGGACAAAGCTTGCGGAGAAAGTTCTTGACAGGAAGGTCCCGTCTCAGGAATTTGATGAGAAAAAGCAGTCGGTGGATTTCTGGCTGGCAACCTCCAACTCGGTTTCTGGATTCagcaattttattttaaagaacTCCGGCGTATGTTTATCTGAGCTGAAATGTGAGGGGATGGTTCGCTGGGGTGCACGCCGCCAGGTCAAGTTTATCGGCCGGCATAGAGAGAACAATACTCAATCATCCTCAAGCATTGTTAGAGGAGGAGACAAAACAAGAGGtggaggaaatgaagaagagggTGAGGAGGAAGGAGctgaaatagaagaagaagacgacgacgACGAGGAAGAAGCTGTGACGGAAGAAACCAATCAGAATAAACAGACCGGTAATAAACAGACTAGAAAGAGAAAATGTTATAGCTCCAAAATTGATTCGGCAGCCAAGAAAGCCAAACGTGAGAGGCAAACGCAGACCAATAAGACCAAGGCCAAGAACAAGTCCAACCAATCAGTAGTACTGAAAAACCCCCAGGACCGGTGGTCTGCAGAGAGGTGAACTTTCATTGTCCTTTTATTTTAGGTTGTCAATTGTAATCAATTTTTGGGAACTAATACCTTAATTGTATGTATGAGAAGGTACAAGCTGGCGGAGAAAAATCTTTTGGAAGTGATGAAGGCCAAGGGTGCCGTATTTGGGAACCCAATTCTCCGGCCGGAACTAAGAGCAGAGGCTCGCAAGCGAATTGGGGACACGGGTCTGCTGGACCATCTACTAAAGCACATGGCCGGGAAGGTGGCGCCTGGTGGGGCCGAGCGGTTCCGGCGGCGACACAATGCAGAAGGAGCAATGGAGTATTGGTTGGAGGGTGCGGACCTTGTTGACATAAGGAGGGAGGCTGGGGTGCAAGATCCTTATTGGACTCCTCCACCAGGTTGGAAGCCAGGAGACTGCCCGACTCAGGACCCTATCTGTGCTAAAGAGCTAAAGCAATTGAAAGAGGTGATCGCTAAATTAGAGAGGTAATATAGGAGATACCAATCTCACACTTACGACATtgatatatgatatatgatatTCAAATTATTCAGCTAATTTTTGTTCAGATGAGATATCCATTTGATTGGATGTTGCACATGGATAATATCGATAGTTGATATGAATATTAAGGCTTACTATATCCTAGTGACGCACACAGCCCTATTCGGGGGTGGTGCCATCATAATCCCCGCTTCTGGGATACAAATCTCATATACAAATTTAGTTCCTTGGTCAGAGAGAAAATACCAGTAATCTTACCGCTAGTCCTCGCATTGTTGTTTAATGGCTGTGGATAAACAGAAACATGGAACAGATGGTGCCGAAGAAACTGATGGAGGAAGAACTGGCCATACTGAGAAGGTAATTAATGACCCTCAAGTTTCATCTGTCATTTATGAACCGACCAAATATGTTATCGCTTGTTcttgattaatttattgattGAATAGAGAAATGGAGGAGTTGTTATCAGAGAAACATACTATTATGGGTTCATATTCTTCTGGGAGCAGTCAGAAGTTGGATCCTGATACTTCCTTGGCTCCCTTGATGAGGTCTGACATTGATGGTTCATTGATCACTCTGGTAAGCAGTCAATGAACCAAGACATTAATTTccaatgcattgatttctttgtaatttaattagtttatttccttttttgttgggttaatttagtttatttcaaTATTGAATCATCAGTCAA
This genomic stretch from Diospyros lotus cultivar Yz01 chromosome 1, ASM1463336v1, whole genome shotgun sequence harbors:
- the LOC127794323 gene encoding protein DYAD-like, which encodes MATSQLLGYLNHAHKQLLRQIATLRNSIIAWRRQMMYLKKQEGGGTDDDGAPPPSPLARHELSESDCPNAVGSAYQIDQTKLPSRTPAQLMSIRTVMVREKSELNVSVRFPSINSLQTYFSGRTGELPDLDEMFVMGTKLAEKVLDRKVPSQEFDEKKQSVDFWLATSNSVSGFSNFILKNSGVCLSELKCEGMVRWGARRQVKFIGRHRENNTQSSSSIVRGGDKTRGGGNEEEGEEEGAEIEEEDDDDEEEAVTEETNQNKQTGNKQTRKRKCYSSKIDSAAKKAKRERQTQTNKTKAKNKSNQSVVLKNPQDRWSAERYKLAEKNLLEVMKAKGAVFGNPILRPELRAEARKRIGDTGLLDHLLKHMAGKVAPGGAERFRRRHNAEGAMEYWLEGADLVDIRREAGVQDPYWTPPPGWKPGDCPTQDPICAKELKQLKEVIAKLERNMEQMVPKKLMEEELAILRREMEELLSEKHTIMGSYSSGSSQKLDPDTSLAPLMRSDIDGSLITLEKYKGQIVSISENLTGFEEEIGKLKSKVTEETSCGSALLLASTKGCADEKEKKKAQEKGEALGAQQQEEARDDLRKRNPTEKMAAAAGARAEGKAAKIQRLKSGFRICKPQGTFLWPNMVTTTTTGNISSPLFAVPTPPSVSSSTANHHHHLPASPVKPLAEKLPFAATAAATGDENLSTSPAGSKTPTCLINLNDLPGTNHGDIFCRTVMPTLVSSSNRMSYNELLQQQGGYNWCSSASSGSYLQKGSVGSSSSWLALATPSSTPTPTTLDDDDGSARGKSGFQLNCKGMLS